A region from the Branchiostoma lanceolatum isolate klBraLanc5 chromosome 2, klBraLanc5.hap2, whole genome shotgun sequence genome encodes:
- the LOC136428050 gene encoding uncharacterized protein gives MSQRETFMQSKEESVHARCHSECLHNSSQALPAQRMDTAAYNMTQLPSDVETDADPIPGSFMSGEIRTASSQPMAAEEKTARPSTMLVNGEQDKEAEYSRFYHSDPPPMSGGAVPFHSSREGGQSISSPAVHSTSSNDQNGSLSSPDARAPVQISSPSSEQAGGPILESRNLSRHVAAMKDKPPSFLSTEEEDHERTKSASLPYPSEEKGYDSGPELDDDEDVEYYDYFLVFSEKDKKHARRITDLLNSHKLKGCLLEKDFPAGASPFKNIADAIERSTYTVLVLTENFTKDRWCEKKLQTSLMEAIEDAAKYNSVIPIIPHPDMMPRKKLPSELKTVSALDMTNEYFDDKIKKTFKTSKREKRERELKRRREARKLQPFRSVCSVPSSLSSQTDFESLSVGKSSQSLIHLNRRYSSPVNGEKGKNMEEKSQRLAATRPTRGHSGGSIQSKKDAESGPTNGTPGNRMRNSSKTGSLSVERGSAHNQADEAGPCHPPDSNHHTPQRSAAHQPPPQRDNPTRLQQHDTGLSAKAEPQVAAKSEVGDYVWVEKCDGLSANSGRGDISSASGNSIGANQVKSHEDGGARDQNIIDQMSVSSKDKGEVPPSGQPLTDPSIPTSAADGPWKRRDGRPHDDQTPAETHIPRAGDGQAPGVGNIPVIACQPPVLPQPYQVTNVYNIYSPQNIQIGNQNAMEKDDIVTDGPGFDQPVYYVPPMPYPPNMAAAPMHAASPMAQGQENTKTSDDAARKLNKEYDIDDETDVKVPVEPEFDLDDETHVKIPVKPTMQTRHLSPAEISRSESCSSADEAQEETCVMSALAEDLAEDLSLNTTDGSTSVKEVWDLESVDEESMASGASVPKQRKGGNFFSFLSRGKKK, from the exons TCAAGCTCTACCAGCACAGAGGATGGACACAGCTGCATACAATATGACCCAGCTTCCCTCAGATGTGGAGACCGATGCTGATCCCATTCCTGGGTCCTTCATGAGTGGAGAAATCAGGACAGCCTCCAGTCAACCGATGGCTGCAGAAGAAAAGACAGCAAGGCCCAGTACAATGCTTGTCAATGGAGAACAAGACAAAGAAGCTGAATATAGCAGATTCTATCACAGTGACCCACCACCCATGTCTGGAGGTGCAGTGCCATTCCATTCTAGCAGAGAGGGGGGACAAAGTATTTCATCACCTGCAGTTCATTCAACATCATCCAATGATCAAAACGGTTCCTTATCTAGTCCCGATGCCAGAGCACCTGTGCAGATTTCATCTCCTTCAAGTGAACAAGCTGGCGGTCCAATACTGGAATCAAGAAACCTGTCTCGTCACGTTGCTGCAATGAAGGACAAACCACCTTCCTTTCTTTCCACCGAGGAGGAAGACCATGAGAGAACGAAATCTGCATCCTTGCCTTATCCCAGTGAGGAGAAGGGATATGACAGTGGTCCAGAGTTAGACGATGATGAAGATGTGGAATATTATGACTACTTTTTAGTTTTCTCTGAGAAAGACAAAAAGCATGCTCGGAGAATCACAGACCTTTTGAACTCTCATAAACTAAAGGGATGCTTGCTCGAGAAGGACTTTCCTGCTGGTGCTTCCCCCTTTAAGAACATTGCAGATGCCATAGAGAGGAGTACGTACACAGTTCTGGTGCTCACTGAGAACTTCACCAAGGATCGATGGTGCGAGAAGAAGCTCCAGACCAGTCTGATGGAGGCCATAGAGGATGCTGCAAAGTACAATTCGGTAATACCCATCATCCCCCATCCTGATATGATGCCAAGAAAGAAGCTTCCAAGTGAGCTGAAGACAGTTTCTGCTTTGGACATGACAAACGAATACTTTGACGATAAGATCAAAAAGACTTTCAAAACAAGCAAAAGAGAGAAGAGGGAAAGGGAGTTGAAAAGGAGGCGGGAGGCGAGAAAGTTGCAACCTTTCAGAAGCGTGTGCAGCGTTCCTTCTAGTCTGAGTTCCCAAACAGATTTTGAATCACTTTCTGTGGGAAAGTCATCTCAGAGTCTCATTCACCTCAATAGGAGGTACAGCAGCCCTGTTAACGGAGAAAAAGGAAAGAACATGGAGGAAAAGTCGCAAAGGTTGGCAGCAACAAGACCTACAAGAGGCCACTCAGGAGGATCCATCCAGAGTAAGAAAGATGCAGAATCTGGTCCAACAAATGGAACACCTGGGAACAGAATGAGAAACTCTAGCAAAACTGGGTCTCTTTCAGTGGAGAGAGGATCAGCTCACAACCAGGCAGATGAGGCAGGTCCTTGTCATCCCCCAGACAGTAATCATCACACGCCTCAGCGATCAGCTGCACACCAACCACCACCACAAAGGGACAATCCCACCCGACTGCAGCAACATGATACAGGCTTGTCAGCTAAGGCAGAGCCACAGGTAGCAGCAAAGTCAGAGGTGGGAGATTATGTGTGGGTGGAGAAGTGTGATGGGCTGTCAGCTAATTCTGGCAGAGGGGACATCAGTTCAGCATCTGGTAACAGTATTGGGGCAAACCAAGTGAAGAGCCATGAGGATGGAGGTGCCAGAGATCAGAATATTATTGATCAGATGTCTGTGTCATCAAAGGACAAGGGGGAGGTTCCTCCAAGTGGCCAGCCCCTAACAGATCCATCAATACCAACCTCTGCCGCAGACGGTCCATGGAAGAGGAGGGATGGAAGGCCCCACGATGACCAGACTCCTGCAGAGACACACATCCCCAGGGCAGGGGATGGCCAAGCACCAGGGGTGGGGAACATTCCTGTCATTGCCTGTCAGCCGCCAGTGTTGCCTCAGCCATACCAGGTCACCAACGTCTACAACATATACAGTCCACAAAACATACAGATTGGCAATCAGAATGCGATGGAGAAAGACGACATAGTGACAGATGGCCCTGGTTTCGACCAACCAGTGTACTATGTTCCACCAATGCCCTACCCTCCAAACATGGCCGCAGCACCCATGCATGCAGCCAGCCCCATGGCACAGGGCCAGGAGAACACCAAGACCAGTGATGACGCAGCGAggaaactgaacaaagaatATGACATCGATGATGAGACTGACGTCAAAGTTCCAGTAGAACCCGAGTTTGACCTTGACGACGAGACTCATGTCAAGATCCCGGTCAAGCCCACGATGCAAACCAGGCACCTTAGCCCTGCTGAAATATCCAG GTCAGAGAGCTGCAGTTCCGCTGATGAGGCCCAGGAGGAGACCTGTGTCATGTCTGCACTGGCTGAAGACTTGGCTGAGGATCTGAGTCTCAACACAACAGATGGGTCAACTTCTGTCAAGGAGGTATGGGATCTGGAGTCTGTAGATGAAGAGTCCATGGCATCAGGAGCATCTGTACCTAAACAGAGGAAAGGGGGAAACTTTTTCTCTTTTCTCAGTAGGGGTAAAAAGAAGtaa